GTGGCGTCATGGTGACCTTTCAGCGAGACGAGCAGCACCCGGAAGTTGGTACCCCCGAGATCCAGGGCCAGATACTTGCCCATCTCGTCGCCCGTGGGCAGATCCTGCACGTACGTGGGAAAGCACTTGACATTGGCCTGTGGATGTGTGGATCGCTTAAGTCCGCGGGCCACTTCCAGGCAAAAACGACTGTAGACTTCCTGCACCTGGTAATCACTCAGCACAAAGGGTTGCATAAGTTCTCGCACCTCCGCGTCCAGCATTTTGCTTGGCTAATCTGTCTGTCTTAGTTGTAAACGCCTCGAACGATGAGTAACGACTAACCAGGCGCCTGGCGAGCCCACGGCGATTTGGAGCTGCCCTGGGTGCCTGATAAGAGCCAGGCGTCGAGATGCAGTGCGCCATACTTGGAaacaactgctgctgctgcaatatGGACGCTGCGtagcaaattaaaaacgaaaacacaCCTAAGTAGCTGATTTGCGGATTCCGAATCTAAAACTACAACTGCGCGACATGCTAATCGCTTGTTGTCTCGGTTGCCGCTTGTCAATTGGTGGCAATAGCTTCAGATTCGGCACCCTACAAATTAATTGTAGATCGACTTTAGCCGACTATTGGAATGGAGGGAATATGCCACAGTTAACTTTGCGAATTAATCCCCGAAGGACACTGATCGCAAGGCCTAAAGAACCTATGACTGATTACTaatttaaagttatatttCTTATTgagaaaaaggttttaataccTACAAATACAGTGTCTGTAAGTTGTATAACTTTGCGTAAAGAGAGAGCAATATTTCCGGAAAAAAGTGGCCAAGGCCGTATTTCACTTTTCTACTTTCCTAAGCCATAAAGTGTCACAGGGCGATATTAGCTGCAGCACGCCTTCTTAGTTATCGATGAGATAAGGCCATTTGAAGGACCGCATCTTACAAGCTCAACCCACCCACTTCCCTATCTATTGAGGAGTATTAGCGGGGTCCTAGGTCGAGTACGTCAAGCATTCCATGCCATTCCTATGACCGAGATAAGCACTGAAGTGTCGCATGGGCTAACGCCACTGCCCCTGACAAAATCCGAACAGCCCTTGACACTACTGCTAATAGAATTAAAATGATTGCGCAAAACGCAGTGGTTTAGAAAACGTATACTTCTTATACTAACACTTTAATCGCTACTTTTTAGTTGTACTATATACAAATAACtataaacattaatttgtGACTATAAAGATAATTACAGCACATTTCCGACTATTTTTAAAGGTTAAATAAGGAAATGAAACCGTGTGTTGCTTAGAACCGCTGATAACAAGCCTAATTTTCGTGTCAACgcatgtttttatttcaatatagctttaaatatttataagtttcCAAAACCTTATCAACAGCCATCAATGTTTGGAAcccatatttatatttgcagtATCGGCGACGGACGCCTTCAGTTTTGTGGACGAAATGAGACAGGCGGCCAAGCACGCCGAAAACCTGAACAACTTCGTTTACGAGCACACCTCCGGCATGTACTATGATCCGAAGACGGGATACTACTACAACGCGGTAAATAAGCTATAAACAGCGGACGCAATCTTTATGACGTCCCGTTCTATTCCGCGATGCAGTGACTGCACCGCGATGACTTTCAGGGGTTATCGTGCTGGCAAACCTACATCAATGGCTCGGATTGTTGTTAATCAACACCTGCTTTTCTCTTCCTTGCAGGAGTACGGGTTGTACTACGATGGCAACACCGGCTGCTACTACAGCTACGATCACGCCAAAGACTCGTACGAGTTCCACTCGCAGGCCCAGGTGCAGGTGAGTGGGTGTAGTCGCGGATTCCACTGCCACACGACCACATTAACCACTGTTCTTCTCCTCCTCGCTGCGCAGCCATTGAGCGACTGCGCCTTTAGTAGTCTTTTAGCTGGGTTTCACAAACTCAGCATAGACCGAATGCGTAGCAATGCATTAGGTAAGCGTCAAGGTCCAGAATGTGCCATAAAAACGCGGATTTCTTTTCTTCACTTGGTTGCAGGCGAACGAGGCGGCCAAGCCAGAATCGGACGACGACGATCTGGAGGTGCAGTTCGATGAGCTGGGAGGCGTCATTACGGACCACGAAACGCTGAAGAAGATTAAAGCCGAGAAGCAAAAGGCCAAAGATCAAGCTGAAAAATCCAAACGCAAggccaagaaaaagaagagtAAGAAGCACAGCAAGAAGAAATCCAAGAAGGAGCACCGTCACAAGTCCAAGAAGCGTCATAGGCACTCGGATGATGAGCGCATCAATGACGCCGAGGAGGGCGAGCTGTCCCAAAGCAGCGACTCCAGTTCCGACTCCAGCAACGaagagagcagcagcaacagcaacacggAGGACAGCAGTGTTCCAGTTTTCAAGGCTGCCGGTCGCTTTCAAGGTGTTTAAGATTTCCGCGTTTTTATCGCGCTCTTCGTGGTTTGCTTAACTAACGCTTTTTCTTTTGCGTAGACATTGCCAAGAAGTATCCACCCTCCCTGCGCATCATTGTCCAGGAGACTAATGTAGAGTCGCTGAAAGTGGGAAGCCTGCATCTTATCACATACAAAGGTGGATCGCTGGGACGGGAGGGCGCCCACGATGTCATCATTCCGGACGTGAACGTGAGCAAGtgccatttaaagtttaaatacgAGAACAAGTTGGGAATCTACAAGTGTCTGGATCTCGGCTCCCGCAATGGCACCATTCTCAATGGTTCCCCAATGTCCAGCGAGGCCATGGATCTCGTTCACGGCAGTGTTATCACTCTGGGCCAGACGAGACTCCTGTGTCATGTCCACGAGGGTAACAGTACCTGCGGTCTGTGCGAACCGGGTCTTTTGATAGAGAATCCTGCGCCAGTTGTAGCCGCAGTTGGCTCATCCACCGCATCTGTATTATCGCACAAGGAGCAGCTGAAAAAACTGCAGCGCAAATATGGCCTGGAAAATGAAAGTAAATACAAGACTATCTCCACTTTCTGTTCACTCGACTTAACTTTGACAATCCTTAATTAACCTTTAGAATTCGTTGATACTGGCGGCAATGGCCAGTCAAACTACAATGATCGGGCTGCGACAAGGCGAGTCCAGGTGGGCAGCAGCACGGATAAAGAAAAGACTGAGGTGGCTTGTGTGAACACGTGAGTACCAGCTTACACATTTGAACTTTCGTTGCTTGACGTGCTTGATGTGCTTTCCTTTTTAGTGAAATCGGTAGCTCCAATAAGGGTTTTAAAATGCTGAGTAAATTGGGCTGGCAAAAGGGCGAAACTCTGGGGAAAACGAATGCCAGTGCTGGACTTTTGGCGCCGGTAAGTGTTTCAGTCTTTTGTAGCCAGTCACCATTGTTCATACCAACCCGTTCGCAGATCAATGTGGTGGCCAATGAGGGCACTAGCGGTCTGGGAAACAGTGACCCAGTGGTGTCCAGCTCTAGACACGTTGACAAACGGAAGCTGGCCAACTTGAAGATCACTCAGGCCCGATATCAGCGCGCCAACGATATGTTTGGGCAGTCGGATAGTGATTAGAAAGGCATTTTCAATAATGTTGgaaacacatttaattaacaattactcaaacatatttataagtgtatgtatatatatatgtatgtatatacacatcgattctatatatgtatatattaattCAAAAATCTTGCTATAAGGTTAAGCTATCagtcaattaattaatttagctTCGCTTATAAACAAACTGAATAGGGGAAggtaatgttaaataaatacgaCTTCGCACATGTTCGTCTAAACTAATTGCGAGCCTAATGGGCGTACAAACCGATCGTTTAAATGAATTACCGTGTAGCCTAATGTTAATGTTAAATACAAAAGCCTCTTAAGATATGTGGTTTCTCTTGCGATACATGCTGGATAAGATTTGCTGCAATACGTAATGTTGTATGGTTGATAATACTTTGCCTGTATGTTAAGTGTATCGGATAATATGTAGTGTAAGCTTGGTTGGCTTGGGCAATTGCCTCAGGCCCATCCACCGATTACAACACGAACACGCACAACGAGAATCTTTGGATGTTGGAGCTACGGAAGAACACACTACACTAGGCCCTAGGCCGATGTGACCGAGAGATGCATCCGGGATCCTAGCAGCTACCCTGCGACTTGACACCGATGAAGTAGCGGGACTCGCAGGAGTGCTTGTGCATCTCACACCACGAGTTGTATGTCTGGTTGTTGTAGCCGCATATTTTATGCACCTAAACATCAAAACGAATCTCAATAAATCACATATTTTATCCCCAAAAAAGCTGTACTCACCGGTCGCTGCTGCTTTCGCGGACACTTGTAGCGACAGGACACGCATCTCGGCTGGCGCGTCTGCAGATCCACCAGGCAGCTATCCTTTGGCCCACACTTGATGTCCGCACAGCTCACGCGGCCTGCTGCAATATAAAGTTTATGATGCGAGCGCATTAATGACGGCTGCCTGCGGTTAAGTTTCAGCTTTATGTCTGGCCATTTCGGTTGAATGGCTCCTGCACGCTGAAATGCATGTCCTGGCCGCCATGGGAACCTGGGCAGGTGCTGCTGTGATAACGGCAGAAGTGCCTGGCCATTTTGGAGCAAACTTTCAACGTTTTAAGGGCCAGAAACGTGGCTCATTAGGTCATGAAGATACAATTTGTAACAGTCTGGGCGAGATTTCAAGTTGGGTTTTACTTTAGAGCGTATGATAAACGCATATGCATAACTAAATCTGGTTTCTACCCTAACTGAGATTTTCTAAGCTGACGCATAATTCACACCACGCATTCTGAATAATAAGATAAAAAACTGcacaaaaataatactttGGCTTAGTTCTGAATATGTTACacagaaaattattatgtacGAGTGTTCATAGTAAATTCATTgatgtattaatatttaatttataatatgcCTTTTGTATTTGATGAACTTATTAAAGTGATAAAAAGATCACTCTGATCGTATcgtatttttttctgtgcaccaCGTCCCTTTGCCACTCCACTTCCATACGCATACCCATCCACATGCACAACCCCATACttatacccatacccatacccatgctCCATTCCATTTGAGTAATGCTCAAGACGGGTAGCATCTTCGGACCGGGCCAACATCCGACATCCTACTGCCGCGACTGCCGGGGAGTCGGCCAAATGGGCAGTTAGCCATttagccagtcagccagtggAGCTATAAAGCAGCCAAGCGGCGCGCAGCCGCAAACGCCGGGCAATATATATGTGTTTATCGTCAACATGATCTGCGACTTGGCAACTTTGTTGCACAGAGCCCCCGGGCATTGTCGATCGCACATGCAATGGAGGCGGAgcagcaaaaggcaaaggGAGTCGGCTGGGTTGTCGCTgtttctgtctctgtctctgtctggGTGTCTGgaactgcatctgcatctgcatgtGGAGTTGCATCTGGAGTTGCGTCCGCGGGTGACGGTGCGTGAAAGTCCGCCGTCTAGCAATTCGTAACAgttaaagtttattaatttcaactgCCAATTTAGCTTTAGGCAGATACGTCCTTTGCGCGAGGTCCACTGCTCCActctgtgctgtgctgtgctttGCAGTGCTGTGCTGCCCCGCGCACTTGTTGATTGTGATGGATGTGGCAGTGGCCTCCAGAGCGGGAGCTGCGCCGCTGGTTATGGCTGATAATGCCGTCACAAGGCGAGCCAACTATAATTTGTTATGTCGACGTGGTTTAATCAACGCCGGCGGCCGTTGGCGGAACTTATTGCAACATTGTATGGTTTATAATGGGATGGGATCATATTGGATGGGCtcaaatggaatggaatgggatgggcTCTGCTGGTCTGCCGGTCTGCCGGTCTGGTCCGGTCTGCGTTGGGATGCGTCGTGGGTCATGTGTCTGGTCTGGCCGTGGTATATGCGTGTTCCCATTCAGACCTGGCCAGGCCGGGCGTACTGGCCATTTTGGCATTGCGTGTTGTTTAAGGTGATTTTAATACGATCGTAAACTACAGCCGGCCCAGAGAGAGGAAGACGACCCAGACGCTCCACCAGACAAAAGTGACGTCGCGACGACGTGGACAGCTGGACTGCTGGACAGCTGGACTGGCGGACACCCCAGACCGGACTTTATGCCACTcgggacagggacagggaccCCGCCGCCATCCGCACTCCTCGAGAGTTGCAATCACAGAACCTGCGTCGCCGCAGAACGTTGCGAAAATGGCGTTTTAATGGTTTGTACGTGTAGTCATATTTCTTGGGGCCAACGGCAACTTTTCGTGGCTTGTGCCACGGggtctctctttctctctctctgtctttctCTGAGTCCCCTGCCCAGATGCCCCTTCATCATAGCCAGAATACTTTCAAGCCTGAGCCCGGATCGCgactgaaaatatttatgtgaaagcagacaaacaaacaaatgcccGAGAACCATAAACTTACTAACCATGAAGATAAAAAGCTCAGGAACCAACTCACGCGCACGCTAGCATTATCTTATCGTCGGACGATCCGCGGAACATAACGAGTACCAGACGCACATTAAGCAGCAGGAAGGAACCCAGGGAAGCGGAAGGAGCAGGCTCATCACCAGAGGGACTTGGGCCGTATGGGAGTTCAGATGGgtatggaaatgggaatggagatggagatggggatggcgATGGGGATCCCAGATCAACAAACTGCAGGGACTCACGCACACTTGTCTTTGGCCTTTGAGATACGACTGAGCTAAAAGCAAGAGTGAATGGTGGCTAATGATCTTTATTTGGCCACGGAAACCGGCTACCGTTCAAAGCAATTGAAAAAGATAGACGGCCGATCGATCGCTCCATGAATGAATGCTACTGTGAGTAACtcatatatagtatgtatatagaaGATACCTAAGGCGGCTGGTATAAGAAATTCGAATACTTTCAAGATTTATAAGATTTTGTACAGGAGAGTTCATTCCTTTTCTATTCTCTGAGCTGTGAACACACGCAAAATTCAcatcaaaattattttaagtttatttttaggtGTTCGGAAGTCTGTTATCAAAAATTTCTCATGATGCATAAATCcataaaagaatatttaaggCATGATATTCTCCAGTGAAATATGATGATTACGAAGACTTTACTTATGCATGTATGTAAAAGATTGTATGTTATCAAAAGAAGTCTGCATATAAAATTGCGCTTGGCGTCTTCACCTTCGACAACTTGGTCGAGATTAACCCGGTGGAAATAGGAGACCTATCAGTTCTTTAGAGGGGTTATGGCTTATACTCGCTATTGTCCGCGAAAGATGCAGTTTTCGTTAATTCAAAAAGTTATCAAGTGAGATTTTTAAGAGTATTGCTCACATTAGGGTCCAATAGAAGTGACACATTTCTTTATCAAACTAAAATTCcattcaaattattttaaccGAAATTTGCCGCGTGGATGTGAATGATTGAAAGGTAAGGTACCGTAGTAGAAGGAAATGCAGTGCAGCGACCCCAACACCTTATTATGAAAATTGAGGCTACTAAATTGACGACTAAGGCAGCATTATTGATAAATAATAACGCCGAGCAAAATGACCGGAGGGAGCGAATTTTTGTCAACGGcagctgttgcttttgctggtGCTGGATAGacggcttttgttttcgcattAACTACAAGCTGTAATTTGCGGCAAAACACTGCAATTAACAGGCAATTGCAGCACGGCAGCCCTCTTTTGTCTTCGGCCCCCATGGCACACTAAACTAGTTCAGTCCGTCCGTCAGTCCGTCCGTCTCCgtgtctgcctctgcctctgcctccgCCTCTGCCTCCGTGGCTCCTATCCGGTGCGGTCCGAGGTTCTCGAGTTCGTCTCCGGATTTGGTGCGACTGCGGAACGCCCACCACGCCTTCCAGCACCACTGATTGCCACACAGGGAGAAAAACCTTGGTCGATGTGATGGTACTTTTAACCAAATGCATTAATGGGATAGGAGTATTAGCACCTGATGGGAATATGTTATGCTGATTACTTTTTcgtgatttaaatatttcactaGTGATTCAAGAATATTTTTCGCTCCGATGATCTTGGCAAACATCTAGTTTATAATAAGCGAAACGCTTGATGTTCTTTCAAATAGGAATCTATGATTGTTATAGAGAAAATTAGTTTGTTCAAGGATTTTggtataatttatatgtagATTTTGACTCTGAATTTTACCagaaaaatgtcaaatgttttattataatGCGTATATGCGTAATACACAAATTATTAtcgaaaaatcaaaatgaatacTTGCAGATGtttaattagaaatataaaataacgCGTAATGATTGAATCTATGAttgctataaataaaattagtttgtttGAGGATTTTGGAATAGAATAGAATCGTTTCAATGAAATTTATAGATTCTTTTCCACTAACCCTAGGTTTTTTCTAGATTTGGATTTTCTTAAGTTGTACCGAATTGTACaagaataatttttaataatgttctattataaattatattgaaatattacaTCAAAATGAATACTTGCAGATGTTTAcatagaaatataaaataaaatcaactaTTATTTTGCTAGATAAAACAGGATACAAATTATGAACTTTACTGAAACTAACATGACAAATGATTTTACCAGGATCttgttttgttgatttttagATTCTATTAGATGCATTTTACTCATAGGCATGACAAATCCATGTACATATTTTCGTTTCAAACTTTGTGTTATAATTTCTATTTGTTAATGACAACTTGGATATTTCCCTATCAGAACGATAAACCCTCACtataaatatcaaatgatTCAGCTTACATCGgttaaatttatattcatGAACGCGAAATGGacataattttgatttatggaTTAATGGTGATGCGAATATGCAGGAAGAAAGAAGTGATCGAGTGCATTTTCCCGCTGTGCATTTTCTGACGTGGGCCGACTTGAGGCATTATAATTAATTGGAAATCGGAGTCGATCAATCGGATGGCAACCGCAAAATTAATAAGCATGAATGATGCCGACGACGCGAGTGTTCGCAGTAATTGTGGATGCGCCTGCGCCTCGTAGTCAAAGTGGAGCACACCAGACGAGATCCAACCAAgtcaacccaacccaacccaggCCAGAGCTGACGAGCTAATCAAATTGCTGGCAATCATGGAGCCGTATAAGCAAATGTAGCAATTTCAGTCAAACACCGAGAGAGCCGGCAACTTGATATGGCCAAGCTGCAGACGGCAACAACCACTTGTGGCTGCGACGcgatttgattcgattcgagtcgagtcgatTCGCCTTTACTGAACTCGACTTGGGCTGGCTGTGGAAACCTCAGTCGAGTcaatcaaatgcaaaattgCGGTTCTTTGTTGATTGTTGTTAAAGTCGCACAGCCACTAcccagcagcagtggcagcagcagcagtaacatCAGCAACATTGCATTTACCAACTGCAACTAGGCTTCCCATACCAATTAGTTTGATTGATTTTCGCTGACTGCAGCCAAAATACATACCTCGACAGGGTCCCGGATATGCCACGGCAATGGAACGTCCAATTTTGCAAATCATTCGATTTATATCACAGGCACTCCTGTACGTCTTGCCATCCACGCCGCACACAGCCTGTCGCTCGTCGTAGCCACTGGAGTCCTCCACGTCCAGGTTGTCCCAGGGGCACTCGATCCGGCAGGCGATGCAGTGGGGCATCAGATACTGGTCCTCCACGCAGGTCAATCCGTTCAAGCACTGGACTCCGCTGCAGCTGTCTGGGGATAGGATTATGGAGGGAGAGATGGATATTGTATTATACTGCTAATATGAATATGTAATTTCGGAATTTGTGTTTGTAAAACCCTTAgatttataaatttgtatataatgtatattacTATGTAATGCTTTGTAAAATATACCCTTTTTGTTTAACTAATTCACTGAGATGCTCTATTAACTATTGGTAAGTATTGCCGCCCAAAATAACATGGCAATTAATCATCCCTGTGCGTTGCACCTGCAACTATGTTCTTGGCATTAGCGAATACCGTTCGCACATGGGCGCTGATTGGGCCTATAAATAAGTAGTTGGCCAATGTCTATGATTAGCCCGTACCCGCACATCCCATATCCCACATCCCACTGGCGGCCAGTCGGATGTATCTCTCGGATATGCATATGCGCTTATATGGCCGGCAATAAACTGTCGAAATTTATCAGGGGGACATGCGGCGAAACGCCTTGGCGCCAGCTGTGACACTCGCGAAATATTGCAATCATTTCTCTGCCGGCAATTGAATGCGAATGAGTGGTCGCCGCAGATCGCCATCGGAATTGGCGATTGGAAATTCCATTGGATATATTGGCACGCGCCAGCCTTAGATTGCTGAaattgctgttgctcttgccgctgctgttgttgctgttgctgctgctgctgcaactcgtgttgcaagttgctggctgctgcagAATGTCGTGTGCTTGCGGCTAATCCAACGAGTTCTTTGGGTTCCTGGCTCATCGTTCTTGTGCGCCGTTTTTATTGATCATTTGAGCATGTTTGCGAGTGCTTCCTGTATCATTAAATTATTACACAACATTTCTGGCTTCAGTGTCTGGCCGATTGGCCGCTTGGCCGGTTGGccggttggctggttggccaGTTGATTTCACCACTGGCGACAAGTTGTTGGCCGTAATTGAAATGTGCAATAATTTGTCATCTAATCTAATTGTGGCGCTGCTGCGTTTTGGCACGCGAGCAACCCGGTCCACCTACACTCGCAAAAGTATTGGCCGCCAAACATTGCAattcacttaataaataatactaaatatatAGTTTCTAATTCTACGGTGCTAGTATAGTATGGATTTTCTCTAAGTGCACTGGATGTAGCATATGTGTTCTATGGTAAATGGTTTTGGCGGACTCACTCTTGCAGTGGCCCCGATAGGCGACCTCCAGTTGGGCGTTGTTGGTGCGGCAGGCGCGCTTGCGCAGCTGGCACTCGGTGTTGTAGGTGCGTCCGTCGGTGCCGCAAACCGGATTCGAGTGCTGCTGTTGGGTGTCGATGGTAGTGGTTGGTTAGGATGGTAGATGCTAGATAGTAGATGGCATAGAAGCATCCGAGCTGGCCGACTGCGCCCCGAGGAGTAGGCAACGGTCAGTCAGTGGCGgcagatacatatgtacttaccAGCGGCAGGGGCGCGTAGAATCCGCCCAAATGAGCCAAGTCATGGGTATTAGCGAGGTCCGATGACGCAGCCGTTTCACTTCCGCGTTGCAACTGAGAGATTCGACGCTGATTCGATGTCCCAGACCCAGACACAGTGGTATTCGCTGACAGCGCTTCTGTATCCATTCgatcctgttgctgctgttgctgttgctgctgcttatgctgctgctgctgccttttcCTTAGCCCATTGTCTGGATTTGGAGCATGCTCGATGCGTCTGGCATGCTGGTGTCTGACTCGAGTCGTCGACTCGAGCCGTCTATTAATGTCGTTGGCGGGTTCATTAGCATTTGCCAAGTTGCCAAGTCTAGACTGAGCCAAGATTGAGTCTGCGGCAGGCGACTGCGCAGGCGTCTTGTCTGCCGGGAACGAGTCATTCGCTCCTGTCGTCATTGATCTTGTTAAGTGTTTGCCATGGCTGTTTCTGTGTCTGCGCCTCTCATAGCCCGTCATCTCCACCCGGCCGCGTCTGCCACTTGTGGGCTGATCTGGCAaattgctgctgcctctgttgctgttgctgttgctgctgctgctgctgctgtctaTGATCAAAAGTCGGCGGTGCTTCGACTCGCGAGGCTGCAGCTTTCTTTGGTTATCAGCACGTTGGCGTTGGCCGCCGTCTAAACCTAAATTGAAGTTGGTATTTTCGCTACTTAGACTACGGGACTCGCGGGGTGGCTTCTGCTGCAtctcctgctcctcttcctgctcctgctcctgctgctgctgctgctcctgctcctgctggtgTGTCCTGCGTCGCAGGGCAGCTCCGCATTCGGGTGCACAAACGCACTTGGGCCGACCCTTGCGCTTTACGCACTTCTTGTTCGGGCCGCACTTGAAGCCCTTGCAGCTCTCTGCAGAATATGGTAGATTCCAAAATAAGTTCGGATTATTAACCCGCCCGCTATGGACAACTTACCCATGCAGGGCGAGCACTCCACGCCGCCACCAATGGCCGTGGCAAAGAAGTACTCCACGCTGCTCAGCTCGCGATCCGTGTAGGAGAAGCTCTGGCTGGCGCCGCAGCACTCCGACCTCGAGATGTCCGTGGAGAAGACCTGTCCACACTTCCCGCTGCCCAGGTGCGTCTGCCAACAGGTGCCAGCTGATCAATCAAATAAGAATATATGAGTTTTGAAATATATAGTGAACTTTAACCAAAGATATGCCAACACTTTTGATTTGGGAGAAGAACTTTCTGACACTTATATGAGAAACCATACTTAGTAAATAATTACGAAAACATGTGAAAAGTGAATTTAAAAGTCATGAACATGAGCCTCACCCATGTACTTGAACCAGCACTCAAAATCGTAAAATAAAACACcattcaaatgaaattggaGTTGGCATTTTGATAACTTTACGTTCatat
This sequence is a window from Drosophila teissieri strain GT53w chromosome 2R, Prin_Dtei_1.1, whole genome shotgun sequence. Protein-coding genes within it:
- the LOC122612315 gene encoding AF4/FMR2 family member lilli isoform X2 is translated as MPHHRHHQHQPTSSQNNLTFLKSNYKFKRRAMSMAIRALPATTTTPAAEARRGELSQNTNQLAATMSKTSAATATATQLARATSRECRTILGLFIVSAWSALQELANCLRQDEDRYAGHGRDVNALSAASDEVSMAREQQQQRQHHVPSATSSPTKSMRRTRAAAAASTGNAAASTCNTAAAAATCGHQLGGQPLMALLIGLLLLNFRLAAAGTCWQTHLGSGKCGQVFSTDISRSECCGASQSFSYTDRELSSVEYFFATAIGGGVECSPCMESCKGFKCGPNKKCVKRKGRPKCVCAPECGAALRRRTHQQEQEQQQQQEQEQEEEQEMQQKPPRESRSLSSENTNFNLGLDGGQRQRADNQRKLQPRESKHRRLLIIDSSSSSSNSNSNRGSSNLPDQPTSGRRGRVEMTGYERRRHRNSHGKHLTRSMTTGANDSFPADKTPAQSPAADSILAQSRLGNLANANEPANDINRRLESTTRVRHQHARRIEHAPNPDNGLRKRQQQQHKQQQQQQQQQDRMDTEALSANTTVSGSGTSNQRRISQLQRGSETAASSDLANTHDLAHLGGFYAPLPLHSNPVCGTDGRTYNTECQLRKRACRTNNAQLEVAYRGHCKNSCSGVQCLNGLTCVEDQYLMPHCIACRIECPWDNLDVEDSSGYDERQAVCGVDGKTYRSACDINRMICKIGRSIAVAYPGPCRAGRVSCADIKCGPKDSCLVDLQTRQPRCVSCRYKCPRKQQRPVHKICGYNNQTYNSWCEMHKHSCESRYFIGVKSQGSC
- the LOC122612315 gene encoding AF4/FMR2 family member lilli isoform X1, which encodes MPHHRHHQHQPTSSQNNLTFLKSNYKFKRRAMSMAIRALPATTTTPAAEARRGELSQNTNQLAATMSKTSAATATATQLARATSRECRTILGLFIVSAWSALQELANCLRQDEDRYAGHGRDVNALSAASDEVSMAREQQQQRQHHVPSATSSPTKSMRRTRAAAAASTGNAAASTCNTAAAAATCGHQLGGQPLMALLIGLLLLNFRLAAAGTCWQTHLGSGKCGQVFSTDISRSECCGASQSFSYTDRELSSVEYFFATAIGGGVECSPCMESCKGFKCGPNKKCVKRKGRPKCVCAPECGAALRRRTHQQEQEQQQQQEQEQEEEQEMQQKPPRESRSLSSENTNFNLGLDGGQRQRADNQRKLQPRESKHRRLLIIDSSSSSSNSNSNRGSSNLPDQPTSGRRGRVEMTGYERRRHRNSHGKHLTRSMTTGANDSFPADKTPAQSPAADSILAQSRLGNLANANEPANDINRRLESTTRVRHQHARRIEHAPNPDNGLRKRQQQQHKQQQQQQQQQDRMDTEALSANTTVSGSGTSNQRRISQLQRGSETAASSDLANTHDLAHLGGFYAPLPLQHSNPVCGTDGRTYNTECQLRKRACRTNNAQLEVAYRGHCKNSCSGVQCLNGLTCVEDQYLMPHCIACRIECPWDNLDVEDSSGYDERQAVCGVDGKTYRSACDINRMICKIGRSIAVAYPGPCRAGRVSCADIKCGPKDSCLVDLQTRQPRCVSCRYKCPRKQQRPVHKICGYNNQTYNSWCEMHKHSCESRYFIGVKSQGSC